Proteins encoded by one window of Salvia splendens isolate huo1 chromosome 5, SspV2, whole genome shotgun sequence:
- the LOC121803845 gene encoding protein SPIRAL1-like 3, protein MGRGVSAGGGQSSLGYLFGSGESAAANNSTTEVGADVESESASQEAASIDTNKTSVTNNYYRSDGQNCGNFITVHRQCEAWFSDRPSTKVHAEPGGGSSLSYLFSDGKK, encoded by the exons ATGGGCCGAGGCGTAAGTGCTGGGGGCGGCCAGAGTTCTTTAGGCTATCTTTTTGGCAGCGGAGAGTCGGCGGCGGCGAACAATTCAACTACTGAAGTTGGAGCTGATGTTGAATCAGAATCTGCCTCACAAGAGGCTGCATCTATTGATACAAATAAAACATCCGTCACTAACAACTACTATCGATCTGATGGCCAAAATTGCGGCAACTTCATAACGGTACACAGACAATGTGAAGCTTGGTTCTCA GATCGACCATCAACAAAGGTCCACGCCGAACCTGGCGGTGGCTCCTCCCTTAGTTATCTCTTTAGTGATGGCAAAAAGTGA